CGGCTGGGCGAGAAGAAGATCAAGATGGTGTATGGCGCGGGCGGGACAACGCGCAACGTGCCGACCTCAAAGGCCGAGCGCGCGGCCTTTGTGCTGGACGACGCCGAGATCCTGGCGCTGGCGCGGATGGCGGCGGTGATCGAGGACCACTATGGCCAGCCGATGGATATGGAATGGGCCCGCGATGGCGAGACCCGCAAGCTGTACATCGTGCAGGCCCGCCCCGAAACGGTGCAATCGCGCAAGCTGGGCGGCGCCCTGCGCAGCTATGCGGTCAAGAACCCGGGCCCCGAGATCCTGCGCGGGCTGAGCGTGGGGGCGGCGGCGGTGGCGGGGCGCACCTGTTTCATCGAAAGCGCGGCGGACATCGACCGGTTTGTCGATGGATCAATCCTTGTGACCCCTACGACCGACCCGGATTGGGTGCCGATCATGAAGCGCGCGGCGGCGATCATCACCGACCATGGCGGGCGCACGTCCCACGCGGCCATTGTCAGCCGCGAACTGGGTCTGCCGGCCATCGTTGGCACCGGCAACGCCACCCATGTGCTGCACGATCAGCAGGACATCACCGTCAATTGCGCCGAAGGCTCGGACGGGGTGGTTTATGACGGGTTGGCGCAGATCGAGACCAGCGATCAAAGCATGGACGATTTGCCCGAGACGAAGACTCAGGTGATGCTGAACATGGCCAATCCGGCGGCGGCGATGCGCTGGTGGCGGCTGCCTGCCAAGGGCGTCGGCCTTGCGCGGATGGAATTCGTGGTGAACGCGGCGGTCAAGGTGCATCCCATGGCGCTGGCCCGGTTCGATCAGGTGACCGACCAGAAGGCCCGCGCGCAGATCGAGACGCTGACCGCAGGCTATGACGACAAGCGGCAGTATTTCGTCGACGCGCTGGCGCTGGGGCTGTCGCGGATTGCCGCCGTGATGCATCCGCGCCCGGTGATCATCCGGATGAGCGATTTCAAGACCAACGAATATGCCGATCTGCTGGGCGGCCGCGATTTCGAACCGGACGAGGAAAACCCGATGATCGGGTATCGCGGGGCCTCGCGCTATTATTCGGATGGCTACCGCGAAGGCTTTGCCATGGAATGCCGCGCGATTGCCAAGCTGCGCGGGGACATGGGCTTTGACAATGTGATCGTGATGATCCCGTTTTGCCGCAGCCCCGAAGAGGCCGACAAGGTGCTGGCCGTGATGGCGGACAACGGGTTGGCACGCGGCGAAAACGGGCTTCAGGTCTATGTGATGTGCGAAATCCCGTCGAACGTGATCCGGGCGGCGGAATTCGCGCAGCGCTTTGACGGGTTTTCCATCGGGTCCAACGATCTGACGCAGCTGACGCTGGGCATCGACCGCGATTCCGA
This genomic interval from Tropicibacter oceani contains the following:
- the ppsA gene encoding phosphoenolpyruvate synthase codes for the protein MPDLVIDLKEVARSDVPLVGGKNASLGEMIRALGERGIAVPPGFATTADAYRAYLLANGLNDRIAAAMAQMAAGKATLAQTGKAIREMILAGDWPDALAAPIKASYAALGQTVGVADVPVAVRSSATAEDLPEASFAGQQETFLNVRGEAALLEACRRCYASLYTDRAISYRQTMGFGDDQVALSIGVQQMVQADTGGSGVMFSIDTETGCPDVVLINAAWGLGENVVQGAVSPDEFQVYKPFLGNDALVPIIEKRLGEKKIKMVYGAGGTTRNVPTSKAERAAFVLDDAEILALARMAAVIEDHYGQPMDMEWARDGETRKLYIVQARPETVQSRKLGGALRSYAVKNPGPEILRGLSVGAAAVAGRTCFIESAADIDRFVDGSILVTPTTDPDWVPIMKRAAAIITDHGGRTSHAAIVSRELGLPAIVGTGNATHVLHDQQDITVNCAEGSDGVVYDGLAQIETSDQSMDDLPETKTQVMLNMANPAAAMRWWRLPAKGVGLARMEFVVNAAVKVHPMALARFDQVTDQKARAQIETLTAGYDDKRQYFVDALALGLSRIAAVMHPRPVIIRMSDFKTNEYADLLGGRDFEPDEENPMIGYRGASRYYSDGYREGFAMECRAIAKLRGDMGFDNVIVMIPFCRSPEEADKVLAVMADNGLARGENGLQVYVMCEIPSNVIRAAEFAQRFDGFSIGSNDLTQLTLGIDRDSEALADLFSESDPSVLWMIEHVIQEAHKAGVKVGFCGQAPSNDPGYARTLVGFGIDSISVTPDSFLKVLHNVAQAEG